One Ricinus communis isolate WT05 ecotype wild-type chromosome 7, ASM1957865v1, whole genome shotgun sequence genomic region harbors:
- the LOC8259701 gene encoding monocopper oxidase-like protein SKU5 isoform X2, translated as MCSLIGLFLTLLDILLVLNNRNGIQHRKNSWQDGVSGTNCPIPAGWNWTYQFQVKDQIGSFFYFPSLNFQRAAGGYGGIIINNRDVIPLPFAVPDGDIALFISDWFTESHKELRKHVEKGDDLGVPDGILINGFGPYRYDEALVREGITYQIINVEPGKTYRLRVHNVGISTSLNFRIQNHNLLLVETEGSYTVQQNYENMDIHVGQSYSFLVTMDQNASSDYYIVASPRYTSSAWNKAAGVAILHYSNSQGPASGPLPDPPNEYDTFFSMNQARSIRWNVSAGAARPNPQGSFKYGEITVTDVYVLLNRRAELIDGKWRTALNGISYLAPSTPLKLAQQYNISGVYKLDFPNRIMNRPPKVDASLINGTFKGFMEIIFQNNDTTVQSYHVDGYAFFVVGMDFGVWTENSRGTYNKWDGVARSTIQVFPGAWTAILVSLDNAGMWNIRAQNLNSWYLGQEVYVSVVNPEIDASEIALPDNAIFCGLLSSLQKDQAQRFRFSNAPSIPIAGRTIFVALIVALHASSVR; from the exons ATGTGTTCTTTGATTGGACTGTTTCTTACCTTACTGGATATCCTCTTGGTGTTAAACAACAG GAATGGCATACAGCATAGGAAGAATTCCTGGCAAGATGGTGTTTCAGGGACTAATTGTCCAATTCCTGCTGGGTGGAATTGGACATATCAGTTTCAGGTCAAAGATCAGATAGGAAGTTTCTTTTACTTCCCTTCCCTTAACTTCCAGCGAGCAGCAGGTGGATATGGAGgaatcataataaataatagagaTGTCATTCCATTGCCATTTGCTGTGCCTGATGGAGATATTGCTCTTTTTATCAGTGACTGGTTCACAGAGAGTCATAAG GAACTGAGGAAACATGTCGAAAAAGGAGATGACCTAGGAGTTCCTGATGGTATCCTCATTAATGGATTTGGTCCTTACAGATATGATGAAGCACTTGTTCGAGAAGGCATTACTTATCAGATAATAAATGTTGAACCTG GAAAGACATATCGTCTCCGGGTGCACAATGTTGGTATCTCAACTAGCTTGAATTTCAGAATACAAAACCACAATTTGCTTCTTGTGGAGACTGAAGGATCATATACTGTTCAGCAGAACTATGAAAACATGGATATTCATGTGGGTCAATCGTATTCGTTCTTGGTTACAATGGATCAAAATGCTAGCAGTGATTATTACATTGTTGCCAGTCCTCGATATACATCATCTGCATGGAATAAAGCTGCAGGAGTTGCTATTTTGCACTATTCCAATTCACAGGGACCTGCATCAGGTCCTCTTCCTGATCCTCCTAATGAATACGATACATTTTTCTCAATGAATCAAGCAAGATCCATAAG ATGGAATGTCTCAGCTGGTGCTGCTCGTCCAAATCCACAGGGATCTTTCAAATATGGCGAAATTACTGTGACAGATGTATACGTACTTCTCAATAGACGTGCTGAGCTTATAGATGGGAAATGGCGCACTGCCCTTAACGGCATTTCATACTTAGCACCTTCAACACCCCTGAAACTTGCTCAGCAATATAACATTTCGGGTGTCTACAAGCTTGACTTCCCTAACAGAATAATGAACAGACCTCCTAAAGTTGATGCATCTCTAATTAATGGCACTTTCAAAGGTTTTATGGAAATAATCTTTCAGAACAATGATACCACTGTCCAAAGCTACCATGTTGATGGTTATGCATTCTTTGTTGTAGG AATGGATTTTGGAGTGTGGACAGAGAATAGCAGAGGCACATACAACAAATGGGATGGTGTTGCTCGCTCCACTATACAG GTCTTTCCTGGAGCTTGGACTGCTATTCTAGTTTCTCTCGATAATGCAGGCATGTGGAATATCCGTGCACAGAATCTCAACTCCTGGTATCTGGGGCAGGAGGTTTATGTCAGCGTTGTAAATCCAGAAATTGATGCATCTGAGATTGCTTTGCCTGATAATGCCATATTCTGTGGGCTATTATCATCCTTACAGAA GGACCAGGCTCAAAGATTCAGGTTTTCCAATGCACCATCAATTCCAATTGCAGGTAGAACGATTTTTGTTGCATTAATCGTAGCATTGCATGCAAGTTCTGTCAGGTAA
- the LOC8259699 gene encoding uncharacterized protein LOC8259699 isoform X1 has product MLLLLHLLILFSLAISITGDHHQRQQHEISFYDVLKDHGLPMGLLPKGVKDFKINETGAFEVHLDQACNAKFESELHYDMNVSGTLSYGQIGALSGISAQELFLWFPVKGIRVDVPSSGLIYFDVGVVSKQFSLSLFETPRDCTAVRDGQFEDIQHGKLIADAVSKSQNGELRYQLDQGNFGRGVL; this is encoded by the exons aTGCTTCTTTTATTGCATTTGcttattcttttctctctcgCAATCTCAATAACGGGTGATCATCACCAGCGGCAGCAACACGAAATATCTTTCTACGATGTTCTTAAAGACCATGGGCTACCCATGGGCCTATTACCTAAAGGagttaaagattttaaaatcaatgaaACAGGTGCTTTTGAGGTACACTTAGATCAAGCTTGTAATGCAAAGTTTGAGAGTGAATTACATTATGATATGAATGTTTCGGGCACTTTGAGTTATGGACAGATCGGGGCGTTGTCCGGTATTTCGGCCCAAGAGTTGTTTTTGTGGTTTCCGGTTAAGGGTATTCGGGTTGATGTGCCCAGTTCGggtcttatatattttgatgttGGTGTTGTTTCTAAACAGTTTTCACTTTCTTTGTTTGAAACTCCAAGGGATTGTACGGCTGTTCGTGATGGTCAATTTGAAGATATTCAGCATGGGAAGCTAATTGCTGATGCTGTTTCTAAG AGTCAGAATGGGGAGTTAAGATATCAACTTGACCAAGGGAATTTTGGGAGGGGAGTTCTGTAG
- the LOC8259698 gene encoding probable sodium/metabolite cotransporter BASS3, chloroplastic — MATTIPFISPTTLPMTTSQKLSIVTKTVPNFVSLPSSYSSFVSCSLSKRQKESSSSSRRRVWVYSNKNGAVFTFACSTSPFIGRVGWQMREGNASLLYFGINNSNAEVAAITKTKTKTSDSSQLLSAMLPFVVAITAVAALAQPSTFTWVSKDMYAPALGGIMLSIGIKLSIADFALALKRPIPLSVGYLAQYVMKPVLGVLLAKACGLSEMFYAGFVLTSCVAGAQLSSYASFLSKGDVAMSILLTSTTTITSVLVTPLLTGLLIGSVVPVDAIAMSKSILQVVLAPVTLGLMLNTYAKPVVNIIQPLMPFVAMICTSICIGSPLAINRSQILSAQGFRLVFPVLAFHTVAFTLGYWISRIPFLRLDEEVSRTISLCTGMQSSTLAGLLATQFLGTTQAVPPACSVVAMAIMGLSLASFWGNGYRIRDLPSLLTPQFGSTVKA, encoded by the exons ATGGCCACAACAATTCCTTTTATTTCTCCTACTACACTACCAATGACAACATCGCAGAAACTCTCTATCGTTACAAAAACAGTACCAAACTTTGTTTCTTTAccttcttcttattcttcatTCGTTTCTTGTTCACTTTCCAAGAGACAAAAAGAATCATCATCGTCGTCAAGAAGAAGAGTGTGGGTATATAGCAACAAGAATGGAGCAGTATTTACATTTGCTTGCTCTACGTCACCGTTTATAGGAAGAGTTGGGTGGCAAATGAGAGAAGGCAATGCTTCTCTTTTGTATTTTGGGATTAATAATTCAAATGCTGAAGTAGCTGCAATTACAAAGACAAAGACAAAGACTTCTGATTCTTCTCAACTTCTTTCTGCTATGCTTCCTTTTGTTGTTGCTATCACTGCTGTTGCTGCTCTTGCTCAACCTTCTACTTTTACTTG GGTATCTAAGGATATGTATGCTCCAGCTCTTGGTGGGATCATGCTGTCAATTGGAATTAAACTTTCCATTGCTGATTTTGCCCTTGCGCTTAAAAG GCCTATACCACTGTCTGTTGGATATCTTGCGCAATATGTGATGAAACCGGTCCTTGGGGTACTACTTGCAAAGGCATGTGGGCTGTCTGAGATGTTTTATGCAGGTTTCGTCCTCACATCTTGTGTTGCAGGCGCTCAACTATCGAGCTATGCCAGTTTCTTGAGCAAAGGGGATGTAGCCATGAGCATTCTCCTCACCAGCACAACAACAATTACATCAGTGCTTGTCACACCTCTTTTAACTGGCCTTCTCATTGGCTCTGTTGTTCCAGTTGATGCCATTGCCATGTCAAAGTCAATATTGCAG GTTGTTCTTGCTCCAGTCACCCTTGGCCTGATGCTCAATACCTACGCAAAGCCGGTTGTAAATATAATCCAGCCTTTGATGCCATTTGTTGCTATGATATGTACCTCAATTTGTATTGGCAGCCCCCTAGCTATAAACAGGAGTCAGATTCTTTCTGCACAGGGTTTCAGATTGGTTTTTCCAGTATTGGCATTTCATACAGTGGCATTCACTTTGGGATATTGGATCTCTAGGATTCCATTCTTaag GCTAGATGAAGAAGTTAGCAGGACAATTTCATTATGCACAGGCATGCAAAGCTCCACCTTGGCAGGGCTTCTTGCAACTCAGTTCCTTGGGACTACTCAGGCCGTCCCACCAGCATGCTCAGTAGTTGCCATGGCTATTATGGGTCTTAGTCTTGCATCGTTCTGGGGCAATGGATACCGGATAAGAGACCTACCTTCCCTCCTCACCCCGCAATTTGGTTCTACTGTCAAGGCTTAG
- the LOC8259701 gene encoding monocopper oxidase-like protein SKU5 isoform X1, with translation MHSGVCLSFFFFIVLGCVVTGSLAGDPYVFFDWTVSYLTGYPLGVKQQVIGINGIFPGPILNVTTNWNVVVNVKNELDEPLLITWNGIQHRKNSWQDGVSGTNCPIPAGWNWTYQFQVKDQIGSFFYFPSLNFQRAAGGYGGIIINNRDVIPLPFAVPDGDIALFISDWFTESHKELRKHVEKGDDLGVPDGILINGFGPYRYDEALVREGITYQIINVEPGKTYRLRVHNVGISTSLNFRIQNHNLLLVETEGSYTVQQNYENMDIHVGQSYSFLVTMDQNASSDYYIVASPRYTSSAWNKAAGVAILHYSNSQGPASGPLPDPPNEYDTFFSMNQARSIRWNVSAGAARPNPQGSFKYGEITVTDVYVLLNRRAELIDGKWRTALNGISYLAPSTPLKLAQQYNISGVYKLDFPNRIMNRPPKVDASLINGTFKGFMEIIFQNNDTTVQSYHVDGYAFFVVGMDFGVWTENSRGTYNKWDGVARSTIQVFPGAWTAILVSLDNAGMWNIRAQNLNSWYLGQEVYVSVVNPEIDASEIALPDNAIFCGLLSSLQKDQAQRFRFSNAPSIPIAGRTIFVALIVALHASSVR, from the exons ATGCACTCTGGTGTTTGCTTGTcgttcttcttctttattgtACTTGGATGTGTGGTTACTGGGTCTTTAGCTGGTGACCCTTATGTGTTCTTTGATTGGACTGTTTCTTACCTTACTGGATATCCTCTTGGTGTTAAACAACAG GTGATAGGTATTAATGGGATATTTCCTGGACCAATTCTTAATGTTACTACAAATTGGAACGTTGTTGTCAATGTCAAGAATGAACTCGACGAGCCATTGCTTATTACGTG GAATGGCATACAGCATAGGAAGAATTCCTGGCAAGATGGTGTTTCAGGGACTAATTGTCCAATTCCTGCTGGGTGGAATTGGACATATCAGTTTCAGGTCAAAGATCAGATAGGAAGTTTCTTTTACTTCCCTTCCCTTAACTTCCAGCGAGCAGCAGGTGGATATGGAGgaatcataataaataatagagaTGTCATTCCATTGCCATTTGCTGTGCCTGATGGAGATATTGCTCTTTTTATCAGTGACTGGTTCACAGAGAGTCATAAG GAACTGAGGAAACATGTCGAAAAAGGAGATGACCTAGGAGTTCCTGATGGTATCCTCATTAATGGATTTGGTCCTTACAGATATGATGAAGCACTTGTTCGAGAAGGCATTACTTATCAGATAATAAATGTTGAACCTG GAAAGACATATCGTCTCCGGGTGCACAATGTTGGTATCTCAACTAGCTTGAATTTCAGAATACAAAACCACAATTTGCTTCTTGTGGAGACTGAAGGATCATATACTGTTCAGCAGAACTATGAAAACATGGATATTCATGTGGGTCAATCGTATTCGTTCTTGGTTACAATGGATCAAAATGCTAGCAGTGATTATTACATTGTTGCCAGTCCTCGATATACATCATCTGCATGGAATAAAGCTGCAGGAGTTGCTATTTTGCACTATTCCAATTCACAGGGACCTGCATCAGGTCCTCTTCCTGATCCTCCTAATGAATACGATACATTTTTCTCAATGAATCAAGCAAGATCCATAAG ATGGAATGTCTCAGCTGGTGCTGCTCGTCCAAATCCACAGGGATCTTTCAAATATGGCGAAATTACTGTGACAGATGTATACGTACTTCTCAATAGACGTGCTGAGCTTATAGATGGGAAATGGCGCACTGCCCTTAACGGCATTTCATACTTAGCACCTTCAACACCCCTGAAACTTGCTCAGCAATATAACATTTCGGGTGTCTACAAGCTTGACTTCCCTAACAGAATAATGAACAGACCTCCTAAAGTTGATGCATCTCTAATTAATGGCACTTTCAAAGGTTTTATGGAAATAATCTTTCAGAACAATGATACCACTGTCCAAAGCTACCATGTTGATGGTTATGCATTCTTTGTTGTAGG AATGGATTTTGGAGTGTGGACAGAGAATAGCAGAGGCACATACAACAAATGGGATGGTGTTGCTCGCTCCACTATACAG GTCTTTCCTGGAGCTTGGACTGCTATTCTAGTTTCTCTCGATAATGCAGGCATGTGGAATATCCGTGCACAGAATCTCAACTCCTGGTATCTGGGGCAGGAGGTTTATGTCAGCGTTGTAAATCCAGAAATTGATGCATCTGAGATTGCTTTGCCTGATAATGCCATATTCTGTGGGCTATTATCATCCTTACAGAA GGACCAGGCTCAAAGATTCAGGTTTTCCAATGCACCATCAATTCCAATTGCAGGTAGAACGATTTTTGTTGCATTAATCGTAGCATTGCATGCAAGTTCTGTCAGGTAA
- the LOC8259699 gene encoding uncharacterized protein LOC8259699 isoform X2, producing the protein MFLKTMGYPWAYYLKELKILKSMKQVLLRDCTAVRDGQFEDIQHGKLIADAVSKSQNGELRYQLDQGNFGRGVL; encoded by the exons ATGTTCTTAAAGACCATGGGCTACCCATGGGCCTATTACCTAAAGGagttaaagattttaaaatcaatgaaACAGGTGCTTTTGAG GGATTGTACGGCTGTTCGTGATGGTCAATTTGAAGATATTCAGCATGGGAAGCTAATTGCTGATGCTGTTTCTAAG AGTCAGAATGGGGAGTTAAGATATCAACTTGACCAAGGGAATTTTGGGAGGGGAGTTCTGTAG